The [Pseudomonas] carboxydohydrogena genome includes a window with the following:
- a CDS encoding AAA family ATPase: protein MKFTGTENYVATDDLKIAVNAAIYLQRPLLVKGEPGTGKTVLAEEIAQGLKAPLLTWHVKSTTKAQQGLYEYDAVSRLRDSQLGDPRVSDIANYIKRGKLWEAFTHDTRPVLLIDEIDKADIEFPNDLLLELDRMEFHVYETGETIKAAQRPIIIITSNNEKELPDAFLRRCFFHYIKFPDVETMKAIVEVHFSGIKQRLVDEALRLFFDLRDMPGLKKKPSTSELLDWLKLLLNEDVTPEVLRESDPRKMIPPLHGALLKNEQDVHLFERVAFLNRREK, encoded by the coding sequence ATGAAATTCACCGGCACCGAGAATTACGTCGCAACCGACGACCTCAAGATCGCGGTCAACGCGGCGATCTACCTGCAACGCCCGCTGCTGGTGAAGGGCGAGCCCGGCACCGGCAAGACCGTGCTGGCCGAGGAAATCGCGCAAGGACTCAAGGCCCCGCTGCTGACTTGGCACGTTAAGTCCACCACCAAGGCGCAGCAAGGTCTCTATGAATACGACGCCGTGTCGCGCCTGCGCGACAGCCAGCTCGGCGACCCGCGCGTGTCGGACATCGCCAACTACATCAAGCGCGGCAAATTGTGGGAGGCGTTCACCCATGACACGCGCCCGGTGCTGCTGATCGACGAGATCGACAAGGCCGACATCGAATTTCCCAACGATCTGCTGCTCGAACTCGACCGCATGGAATTCCATGTCTACGAGACCGGCGAGACCATCAAGGCCGCGCAACGCCCGATCATCATCATCACCTCCAACAACGAGAAGGAACTGCCCGACGCGTTCCTGCGCCGCTGCTTCTTCCACTACATCAAGTTTCCGGATGTCGAGACGATGAAGGCCATCGTCGAGGTGCACTTCTCCGGCATCAAGCAGCGGCTGGTGGACGAGGCGCTGCGGTTGTTTTTCGACCTGCGCGACATGCCGGGCCTGAAGAAGAAGCCCTCGACCTCCGAACTGCTGGACTGGCTGAAGCTCCTGCTCAACGAGGATGTGACGCCCGAGGTGCTGCGCGAAAGCGATCCGCGCAAGATGATCCCGCCGCTGCACGGCGCGCTGTTGAAGAACGAACAGGACGTGCATTTGTTCGAGCGCGTCGCGTTCCTGAACCGGCGGGAGAAGTAA
- a CDS encoding GIY-YIG nuclease family protein, with protein sequence MSGAQGEASFVYVLGCVHKGRTITYVGWTNDVERRLAQHNSGTGARSTRGRTWALLHVETFATRNEAMSREWHLKRDRAFRKRLTQKIAAG encoded by the coding sequence ATGAGCGGCGCGCAGGGCGAGGCCAGTTTCGTCTATGTACTCGGCTGCGTGCACAAGGGCCGCACTATCACCTATGTCGGCTGGACCAACGATGTCGAACGGCGGCTGGCGCAACATAATTCCGGCACCGGCGCGCGCTCGACGCGTGGGCGCACATGGGCGCTTTTGCATGTGGAGACGTTCGCGACCCGCAACGAGGCGATGAGCCGCGAATGGCATCTCAAGCGCGACCGTGCGTTCCGCAAGCGGCTGACGCAGAAGATCGCGGCCGGTTGA
- a CDS encoding DUF2188 domain-containing protein — MTKVVYQIVEHDGGWAYKFNGVFSETYPSRKAAYDAATAAALEQRVPGRTEVIQYEDSDGKWHEETASGSDRPSTEVTDE; from the coding sequence ATGACCAAGGTCGTCTATCAGATCGTCGAGCATGACGGAGGCTGGGCCTACAAGTTCAACGGCGTGTTTTCCGAAACCTACCCCAGCCGCAAGGCGGCCTATGACGCGGCGACCGCGGCCGCGCTGGAACAGCGGGTACCCGGACGCACCGAGGTCATCCAGTACGAGGATTCCGACGGAAAATGGCATGAGGAGACCGCGAGCGGCAGCGACCGGCCTTCGACCGAGGTCACCGACGAATAG
- a CDS encoding adenylate/guanylate cyclase domain-containing protein: MEEAAKRAKSRGIVAGLVIAGLLAALPLAVWMDLTNLTEASLRRQASDLNSVITGVRGYYARNIVARVLASPGATQVVHNYEEIPGAIPIPATLSLELGAVISDQQKNIHYRFVSDYPFANRVPHNLDAFEKASLASLRENPKQALVDSEWSPFHDRVRYIVPVTMGPACVSCHNTHPESPKRDWKVGDVRAIQEIDISQPIAANIFSFKWLLGYFVLAAISGISFLTLQLKQSRTIRTMNTELESANDFLATLSMKISRYISPQIYTSIFSGRKDVTIHTERKKLTIFFSDIQNFTATTERLQPELITELLNEYFTEMSAIAMAYGGTIDKFIGDAMLIFFGDPETRGDVADAQACLKMAWEMQRRLTELNAKWRHAGIEEPFQVRMGINSGFCNVGNFGSNDRMDYTIIGAEANLAARLQSIAQPGQIVVSYETYALVRGDVAAHELAPITMKGISRQVVPYAVDRVLDEGGGKRDIVVERMAGLDLYFNPGAVAPADAERVKSILADAMASLEAGQPKPA; the protein is encoded by the coding sequence ATGGAAGAGGCGGCAAAGAGGGCGAAGTCCCGCGGCATCGTCGCGGGACTGGTCATCGCGGGTCTGCTGGCGGCATTGCCGCTCGCGGTCTGGATGGATCTCACCAACCTGACGGAAGCGTCGCTGCGCAGACAGGCGAGCGACCTGAATTCCGTCATCACCGGCGTGCGCGGCTATTACGCCCGCAACATCGTGGCGCGGGTGCTTGCTTCTCCCGGCGCGACGCAGGTGGTGCACAATTACGAGGAGATACCGGGCGCGATCCCGATTCCCGCCACGTTGTCGCTCGAACTCGGCGCGGTCATCAGCGATCAGCAGAAGAACATCCATTACCGCTTCGTCTCGGACTACCCCTTCGCCAACCGCGTGCCGCACAATCTCGATGCATTCGAGAAGGCTTCGCTCGCGAGCCTGAGGGAAAATCCCAAGCAGGCGCTGGTGGATTCTGAATGGAGTCCGTTTCACGACCGCGTCCGTTACATCGTTCCGGTGACGATGGGCCCGGCCTGCGTCAGTTGCCACAACACCCACCCGGAAAGCCCGAAGCGCGACTGGAAGGTGGGCGACGTGCGCGCAATTCAGGAGATCGACATCAGCCAGCCGATCGCGGCCAACATCTTCTCGTTCAAATGGCTGTTGGGCTATTTCGTGCTGGCGGCGATCAGCGGCATTTCGTTCCTGACGCTGCAACTCAAGCAGAGCCGGACCATCCGCACCATGAACACGGAACTGGAATCGGCGAACGATTTCCTCGCGACATTGTCGATGAAGATTTCCCGCTATATCTCGCCGCAGATCTACACCAGCATTTTCAGCGGCCGGAAGGACGTCACCATCCATACCGAGCGCAAGAAGCTGACGATCTTCTTCTCCGACATCCAGAACTTCACGGCGACCACCGAGCGGTTGCAGCCCGAACTCATCACGGAACTGTTGAACGAGTATTTCACCGAGATGTCCGCCATCGCGATGGCCTATGGTGGCACCATCGACAAGTTCATCGGCGATGCGATGCTGATTTTCTTCGGCGATCCCGAAACCAGGGGCGATGTCGCGGATGCGCAGGCCTGCCTGAAGATGGCGTGGGAGATGCAGCGCCGCCTCACGGAGCTGAACGCGAAATGGCGTCACGCCGGAATCGAGGAACCGTTTCAGGTTCGCATGGGCATCAATTCGGGCTTCTGCAATGTCGGCAATTTCGGCAGCAATGACCGGATGGACTACACCATCATCGGCGCGGAGGCGAACCTCGCGGCACGGCTGCAATCAATCGCCCAGCCGGGCCAGATCGTGGTCAGCTACGAGACCTATGCGCTGGTGCGCGGCGATGTCGCCGCGCATGAACTTGCGCCGATCACGATGAAGGGAATTTCGCGTCAGGTCGTGCCTTATGCGGTGGATCGCGTGCTGGACGAGGGTGGTGGCAAGCGCGACATCGTGGTGGAACGGATGGCCGGGCTCGATCTCTATTTCAATCCCGGCGCGGTTGCGCCTGCGGATGCCGAGCGGGTGAAATCGATTCTGGCCGATGCGATGGCCTCTCTGGAGGCCGGGCAGCCGAAACCGGCCTGA
- a CDS encoding dienelactone hydrolase family protein, with protein sequence MTSNSALASDEIGLTRVAPLSRRGFMAASAATAAGYTLAAGPVRADVVKTDTTGLEAGDAAIPVQGGTMPGYFARPAGVKNPPIVLVAMEIFGLHEYIKDVTRRLARLGAFAVAPDYYYRAGTDLTRITEIPKLMPIVNAKPDSELLSDLDATAAWAKSQGGDSERLGIIGFCRGGRSVWEYAAHSTQLKAGVAFYGSLIDPPNPLWPKSPMQLAGEMKAPVLGLYGAEDQGIPPAQVEQMKAALAAAGKTAEFHIFPGAPHGFHADYRPSYRKEQAEQAWSEMQAWFKKYNVLT encoded by the coding sequence ATGACATCGAATTCGGCATTGGCTTCGGATGAAATCGGCCTGACCAGGGTCGCGCCGCTGTCGCGGCGAGGCTTCATGGCGGCTTCGGCGGCCACCGCCGCGGGCTATACGCTGGCTGCAGGGCCGGTGCGGGCGGATGTCGTCAAGACCGACACCACCGGGCTCGAAGCCGGCGATGCCGCCATTCCGGTGCAGGGCGGCACGATGCCGGGCTATTTCGCGCGGCCCGCCGGGGTCAAGAATCCGCCCATCGTTCTGGTGGCGATGGAAATCTTCGGACTGCACGAATACATCAAGGACGTGACGCGCCGTCTCGCCAGGCTCGGCGCGTTCGCGGTCGCGCCCGATTATTATTATCGCGCGGGCACCGATCTCACCAGGATCACCGAAATCCCCAAGCTGATGCCGATCGTCAACGCCAAGCCGGACAGCGAACTGCTGTCCGACCTCGATGCCACGGCGGCGTGGGCGAAGTCGCAAGGCGGCGATTCGGAGCGGCTCGGCATCATCGGCTTTTGCCGGGGCGGGCGCAGCGTCTGGGAATATGCCGCCCATAGCACTCAGTTGAAGGCGGGTGTCGCTTTCTACGGTTCGCTGATCGATCCGCCGAACCCGCTCTGGCCGAAAAGCCCGATGCAACTGGCAGGCGAGATGAAAGCGCCGGTGCTCGGCCTCTACGGCGCGGAGGATCAGGGCATTCCGCCCGCGCAGGTCGAGCAGATGAAGGCGGCGCTGGCCGCCGCTGGAAAGACGGCGGAATTCCACATCTTCCCCGGCGCGCCGCACGGCTTCCATGCCGATTACCGGCCGAGCTACCGCAAGGAGCAGGCCGAACAGGCATGGAGCGAGATGCAGGCCTGGTTCAAGAAATACAATGTGCTGACCTGA
- a CDS encoding DUF3309 family protein → MSLGTIILIILIIALLGGFSGIGGGPFYGTGYYGGGGLGLVIIILVILLLMGRI, encoded by the coding sequence ATGTCACTCGGCACGATTATTCTGATTATTCTGATCATTGCGTTGCTTGGCGGTTTCAGCGGCATCGGCGGCGGCCCGTTCTACGGCACCGGTTATTACGGCGGCGGTGGCCTTGGCCTCGTCATCATCATTCTGGTGATTTTGCTGTTGATGGGACGCATTTGA
- the malQ gene encoding 4-alpha-glucanotransferase, with translation MDLSEKVSRYGIEASYIDGTGRVHTIDEQTFHRVLDALGQAPALAAPIVIRCADGVEMDDLVTRLSHLREWQILDADDRVMLSSADARQHDARLAFGTYRLRGHGGEAVEASLIVAPERAYEGAFDRRWLLAVQLYGVRSRGNWGIGDFSDLQDVMRWAAGLGAAGVGLNPLHALFDDEAEDCSPYSPNSRLFLNSIYIDVAALPELPERFADENRAEIERLQNSELVDYAGVAALKQRGLKLAFTQFKTRTTLRRKASFDAFRRERGRTLSRFACFEALRKTYRAAWWEWPEPWRQPDDNALAEFRRGEVADDIAFTEFVQWCAHEQLQACAALGDDLNLPVGLYLDIAVGVKSGGFDAWNEQAAISRRLSVGAPPDQLNTAGQDWGLAGFNTAGLEARSFMPFRDVLAASMRYAGAVRLDHVLGLNRIYVVPSGFPPDSGAYIRMPFEAMLASVAIESVAHRCIMIGEDLGTVPDGFREKLADWAVWSYRVMIFERGEGGAFNAAENYPAHALVTFSTHDLPTFAGWRSGHDIALKQALHIDPGESLAGREHAVRELDRLLDGAGGFDAVLACLAQTPSRLLGVATEDLLGVMDQANVPGTINQHPNWRRKLPVPLHDWDRDIDIGGLAEALRSRIVSH, from the coding sequence ATGGATTTGTCCGAAAAAGTGTCCCGATACGGGATCGAGGCGAGCTACATCGACGGCACCGGGCGAGTCCACACAATCGACGAACAGACTTTTCATCGCGTTCTGGACGCGTTGGGACAAGCGCCCGCGCTGGCCGCGCCGATCGTCATCCGTTGCGCGGATGGCGTGGAGATGGACGATCTCGTCACGCGGCTGTCGCATTTGCGCGAATGGCAAATTCTCGATGCCGATGACCGGGTGATGTTGTCGTCCGCCGATGCGCGTCAGCATGACGCGCGGTTGGCCTTCGGCACATATCGTTTGCGGGGGCACGGCGGCGAAGCCGTGGAAGCCTCTCTCATCGTCGCGCCGGAGCGCGCCTATGAAGGCGCGTTCGATCGTCGCTGGCTGCTGGCGGTGCAGCTCTACGGCGTCCGTTCGCGCGGGAATTGGGGGATTGGCGATTTTTCCGATCTGCAAGATGTGATGCGGTGGGCGGCGGGTCTCGGCGCGGCGGGCGTCGGCCTCAATCCGTTGCATGCCCTGTTCGATGACGAAGCGGAAGATTGCAGTCCGTATTCGCCGAACAGCCGGCTGTTCCTGAACTCGATCTATATCGACGTGGCGGCGCTGCCGGAATTGCCGGAGCGATTCGCTGATGAAAACCGCGCGGAGATCGAGCGGTTGCAGAATTCCGAGCTGGTGGATTATGCAGGCGTCGCGGCGCTGAAGCAGCGCGGCCTGAAGCTCGCTTTCACGCAGTTCAAGACCCGCACCACGCTCAGGCGCAAAGCGTCGTTCGATGCGTTTCGCCGCGAGCGCGGCAGGACATTGTCACGCTTCGCCTGCTTCGAGGCGTTGCGGAAGACATACCGGGCTGCGTGGTGGGAATGGCCAGAGCCGTGGCGTCAGCCGGATGACAATGCGCTCGCGGAATTTCGCCGGGGCGAGGTTGCGGACGACATCGCCTTTACAGAATTCGTCCAGTGGTGCGCGCACGAGCAGTTGCAGGCCTGCGCGGCGCTGGGTGATGACCTTAATCTTCCCGTGGGGCTTTATCTCGACATCGCTGTCGGCGTGAAATCCGGCGGCTTCGATGCGTGGAACGAGCAGGCCGCGATCTCGCGGCGGCTCTCGGTCGGCGCGCCGCCGGACCAACTCAACACCGCCGGACAGGATTGGGGATTGGCGGGCTTCAACACGGCGGGGCTGGAAGCGCGGAGCTTCATGCCGTTTCGCGACGTGCTGGCGGCCTCGATGCGCTATGCGGGCGCGGTGCGGCTCGATCATGTGCTGGGGCTGAACCGCATCTACGTGGTGCCGTCAGGCTTTCCGCCAGACAGCGGCGCCTACATCCGCATGCCGTTCGAGGCGATGCTGGCGAGCGTGGCGATCGAAAGCGTCGCGCATCGTTGCATCATGATCGGTGAAGACCTCGGCACCGTGCCGGACGGCTTTCGCGAAAAGCTCGCCGACTGGGCGGTCTGGTCCTATCGCGTGATGATCTTCGAGCGCGGCGAAGGCGGCGCGTTCAATGCAGCGGAAAATTATCCGGCGCACGCGCTGGTGACGTTCAGCACGCACGATCTGCCGACCTTCGCGGGCTGGCGGTCCGGCCACGACATCGCGCTCAAGCAGGCGCTGCACATCGATCCGGGCGAAAGCCTTGCCGGGCGCGAACATGCCGTGCGGGAGCTCGATCGGCTGCTCGATGGGGCGGGCGGATTCGACGCGGTGCTGGCCTGTCTCGCGCAAACCCCGTCGCGGCTTCTCGGTGTCGCGACCGAGGATCTGCTCGGGGTGATGGATCAGGCCAACGTGCCGGGTACGATAAATCAGCATCCCAACTGGCGGCGCAAGCTGCCGGTGCCGCTGCATGACTGGGACAGGGACATCGATATCGGCGGGCTTGCGGAAGCGTTGCGGTCGCGGATTGTATCGCACTGA
- a CDS encoding alpha-1,4-glucan--maltose-1-phosphate maltosyltransferase, with translation MSVLPPLKNVQQQPGISAAASPGNGVFHIEDVFPCVDDGRFPVKRIAGEPIEVWADIFRGGHDIAAAAVLWRLETEKEWSRAPMRLHGNDRWTGTFTPQNVGRHLYVIEAWTDAFATWRHGVMAKMDAGQDVSLDALEGAAMMTRADPHDKASALTITAACEAFLQDGDIASLLSDEVEEAMATSQPRTDLTQSKAFPLMADRSRAVDGAWYEMIPRSQGSVPGEHGTFRDCIARLPDIEAMGFDVLYFTPIHPIGHTNRKGRNNALKAAPGDPGSPYAIGDKSGGHDAIHPELGTLDDFRDLVREAKARGLEIALDFAVQCSPDHPWLKQHPNWFKRRPDGSMRYAENPPKKYEDIHNPDFESDDAQALWHALRDVIRFWIDHGVAIFRIDNPHTKPFPFWEWLIRDIQLQHPNVIFLAEAFTRPKLMKGLAKLGFSQSYTYFTWRTSKWEMQEYLSELTGYPEREYYRPNFFVNTPDILPFHLQGGEPWMFKSRVALAAMLSASYGIYNGFELLEYDPIPGKEEYLNSEKYEIKVRDWNAPGNIKDYITSLNRARRANAALRQTARLNFLTIDDDAVLGFSKSTSDESNVVVGAIAMSRDPRTVWLPLGGVNLRHDNQLRPVAALENIITGERHGVEWGGIHLRIDPARDPAALFRCLA, from the coding sequence ATGTCCGTGCTTCCGCCCTTGAAAAACGTGCAGCAACAACCGGGTATTTCCGCGGCAGCATCCCCCGGCAACGGCGTTTTCCATATCGAGGATGTTTTTCCCTGCGTCGATGACGGCCGCTTTCCGGTCAAGCGCATTGCCGGAGAACCAATCGAGGTGTGGGCCGATATTTTTCGTGGCGGACATGACATCGCGGCGGCAGCCGTATTGTGGCGGCTGGAAACCGAAAAAGAATGGAGCCGCGCGCCGATGCGGCTGCACGGCAACGACCGCTGGACCGGCACGTTCACACCGCAAAATGTCGGCCGTCATCTCTATGTCATCGAGGCATGGACCGACGCCTTCGCGACATGGCGGCATGGCGTGATGGCGAAGATGGATGCCGGTCAGGACGTATCGCTTGACGCGCTGGAGGGCGCGGCGATGATGACGCGCGCCGATCCGCACGACAAGGCAAGCGCGCTGACGATCACGGCGGCTTGCGAAGCCTTCCTGCAAGACGGCGACATCGCTTCTCTTTTAAGCGACGAGGTCGAAGAAGCAATGGCCACAAGCCAGCCGCGCACCGACCTCACGCAATCGAAAGCCTTCCCGTTGATGGCGGATCGTTCGCGGGCGGTGGACGGCGCGTGGTACGAGATGATTCCGCGCAGCCAGGGCAGCGTGCCGGGCGAGCACGGCACCTTCCGCGACTGCATCGCCCGCCTGCCCGATATCGAAGCGATGGGATTCGACGTGCTGTATTTCACGCCGATTCATCCCATCGGCCACACCAACCGCAAGGGCCGCAACAACGCGCTGAAGGCCGCGCCGGGTGATCCCGGTTCGCCCTACGCCATCGGTGACAAAAGCGGCGGCCACGATGCTATCCACCCCGAACTCGGCACGCTCGACGATTTTCGCGATCTCGTGCGCGAAGCGAAGGCGCGCGGACTTGAGATCGCGCTCGACTTCGCCGTGCAATGCTCGCCCGATCACCCGTGGCTGAAGCAGCACCCGAACTGGTTCAAGCGCCGTCCCGACGGCTCGATGCGCTATGCGGAAAATCCGCCGAAGAAATACGAGGACATCCACAACCCGGATTTCGAGTCCGACGACGCGCAGGCGCTGTGGCACGCGCTGCGCGACGTGATCCGGTTCTGGATCGATCATGGCGTCGCGATCTTCCGCATCGACAATCCGCACACCAAGCCGTTCCCGTTCTGGGAATGGCTCATCAGGGACATCCAGCTTCAGCATCCGAACGTCATTTTCCTCGCGGAAGCCTTCACGCGCCCGAAGCTGATGAAGGGCCTCGCCAAGCTCGGCTTCTCGCAGTCCTACACCTATTTCACCTGGCGCACGTCGAAATGGGAGATGCAGGAGTATTTGAGCGAACTGACCGGCTATCCCGAGCGCGAATATTACCGGCCGAACTTCTTCGTCAACACGCCTGACATCCTGCCGTTTCACTTGCAGGGCGGCGAGCCGTGGATGTTCAAGTCGCGCGTGGCGCTCGCAGCGATGCTGTCGGCGTCATACGGCATCTACAACGGCTTCGAGCTGCTGGAGTACGACCCCATTCCGGGCAAGGAAGAATATCTCAACTCGGAGAAGTACGAGATCAAGGTGCGGGACTGGAACGCGCCCGGCAACATCAAGGATTACATCACGAGCCTCAACCGTGCGCGCCGCGCCAACGCGGCGCTGCGCCAGACCGCACGGTTGAATTTCCTCACCATCGACGACGATGCCGTTCTCGGCTTCTCGAAATCGACATCCGACGAGAGCAATGTCGTGGTCGGGGCCATCGCGATGTCACGCGACCCACGCACTGTCTGGCTGCCGCTGGGAGGCGTCAATTTGCGCCACGACAACCAGCTTCGCCCCGTCGCGGCGCTGGAAAACATCATTACCGGCGAACGGCATGGCGTCGAATGGGGCGGCATTCACCTGCGCATCGATCCCGCGCGCGATCCCGCCGCCCTCTTCCGTTGTCTGGCGTGA